From the Psychrobacillus sp. FSL K6-4046 genome, one window contains:
- a CDS encoding PQQ-binding-like beta-propeller repeat protein: MRRRRESSVIFQIFIGSCIAMVVLFSLYLIADKDKEERSVEREEVDVVTEIEQEEPQVEGKTTPSPSNPNVKVEYSSKEWVTHGGDYYNRRYSVLDQITSENIGDLKPTWVTSLGSGAEPKYSGEATPLVVDGIMYVATGANDIFALDAKTGELIWAYEPDISQEMDTVCCGWTTRGLAVGDGKVYAGLLDARLIALDQKTGELQWETKVAEWEEGYTVTSAPLYYNGKVYTGVAGGEYGIRGRVMAYDADLGYEVWRFYTIPGPGDINGDTWPDNDSWLTGGGPVWNTPAVDPELGYIYFATGNTAPDLDGSNREGDNLYANSVVAVNAENGDYVWHFQEVHHDIWDMDPANPVVLFDVEKDGVMRKGLGQAGKTGWVYFLDRTDGTPLIGIEEKPVPQLAEQKTSPTQPFPVGDAFVPQGVFQDDVDKDLGDTFEGQIGDIFTPFWEEPITLKPGPAGGANWPPSAYNPDTELFYVLGNDNYFSFARQEDEAFEEGSMYIGSIMQPVSNAPVRGTVTALDVKTNKIVWQQNWDAQAYSGVLTTKGNLVFVGHNDGRLIAFDAKTGNQLWEYMMDAGANAPSITYEIDGEQYISIYAAGNALAGSKHGDKIYTFKLGGSLPEGQVIDGSVKEKVSVNEETEGATVSSDFGLSVYTNSCIACHGDQGANGHNGPNLQDSKFAENRENVIDRITNGGTTMPSFNETLTQEEIDAVADYVLTAISPLGK; this comes from the coding sequence ATGCGGAGAAGAAGAGAGTCATCGGTCATATTTCAAATATTTATAGGTAGTTGTATTGCTATGGTCGTTTTGTTTAGTTTGTACCTTATTGCTGATAAGGATAAGGAAGAACGGTCTGTGGAGCGAGAGGAGGTTGACGTAGTTACGGAGATTGAACAAGAAGAGCCACAGGTAGAAGGAAAGACGACTCCGAGTCCTTCAAATCCTAATGTTAAAGTAGAATACTCTTCTAAAGAATGGGTGACTCACGGTGGAGATTACTATAATAGGAGATATTCGGTACTCGATCAAATTACATCAGAGAACATTGGAGATTTAAAGCCAACCTGGGTAACTAGTTTAGGTTCTGGAGCAGAGCCTAAGTATTCAGGAGAGGCAACTCCATTAGTCGTGGATGGAATTATGTATGTGGCAACGGGTGCTAATGATATATTTGCTTTAGATGCCAAAACTGGAGAACTGATATGGGCCTACGAGCCGGATATTAGCCAAGAGATGGATACTGTATGCTGTGGTTGGACAACGCGAGGTCTAGCTGTAGGAGATGGGAAAGTATATGCAGGTCTACTAGATGCACGTCTTATCGCTTTGGATCAAAAAACGGGAGAATTGCAATGGGAGACAAAGGTTGCAGAATGGGAGGAAGGCTATACCGTCACTAGTGCCCCTCTTTATTATAATGGTAAGGTTTACACCGGAGTGGCAGGAGGTGAATATGGAATCCGTGGTCGCGTAATGGCGTATGATGCGGATTTAGGATACGAAGTATGGAGATTCTATACCATACCAGGTCCAGGTGATATAAATGGCGATACTTGGCCAGACAATGATTCTTGGTTGACTGGTGGAGGACCTGTTTGGAATACTCCAGCTGTAGATCCTGAGCTTGGATATATTTACTTTGCTACTGGCAATACAGCACCCGACTTAGATGGAAGCAACCGAGAGGGTGATAATTTATATGCTAACTCGGTTGTTGCTGTAAATGCAGAAAATGGAGACTATGTTTGGCACTTCCAAGAGGTGCATCATGATATATGGGATATGGATCCAGCCAATCCTGTTGTTTTGTTTGACGTAGAAAAAGATGGTGTGATGAGAAAAGGACTTGGCCAGGCAGGGAAAACTGGCTGGGTGTATTTCTTAGATCGAACCGACGGGACACCGCTTATTGGTATTGAAGAAAAGCCCGTTCCACAATTGGCAGAACAAAAAACCTCTCCTACACAACCGTTCCCAGTTGGGGATGCATTCGTTCCTCAAGGAGTTTTTCAGGATGACGTTGATAAAGACTTAGGAGATACATTTGAAGGGCAAATAGGAGACATATTTACTCCTTTCTGGGAGGAACCAATCACACTTAAGCCGGGTCCAGCAGGCGGAGCAAATTGGCCACCTTCTGCTTACAATCCGGATACAGAGTTATTCTATGTGCTAGGGAATGATAATTATTTTTCCTTTGCAAGACAAGAAGATGAAGCGTTCGAAGAGGGTTCTATGTATATAGGAAGCATAATGCAGCCAGTTTCTAATGCACCTGTAAGAGGTACAGTCACTGCGTTAGATGTGAAAACAAATAAAATAGTTTGGCAGCAAAATTGGGATGCACAAGCATACAGTGGAGTATTAACAACTAAGGGGAATCTAGTTTTTGTAGGTCACAACGATGGAAGGCTGATAGCCTTTGATGCAAAAACAGGTAACCAATTATGGGAGTATATGATGGATGCGGGGGCCAATGCTCCTTCTATCACATATGAAATAGACGGAGAGCAGTATATTTCTATTTATGCGGCAGGCAATGCTTTAGCGGGATCGAAGCATGGAGATAAAATATATACCTTTAAGCTTGGAGGTAGCTTACCTGAAGGGCAAGTGATTGATGGCTCTGTTAAAGAAAAGGTAAGTGTGAATGAAGAAACGGAAGGAGCAACAGTTAGTTCTGACTTTGGTCTGTCTGTTTATACAAACAGCTGCATAGCTTGTCATGGAGATCAAGGTGCCAATGGACACAATGGGCCAAATCTTCAAGATAGTAAATTTGCAGAAAACAGAGAAAACGTAATAGATCGAATAACTAATGGAGGAACTACTATGCCTTCGTTTAATGAGACATTAACCCAAGAGGAAATAGATGCAGTTGCGGATTATGTCTTGACGGCCATCTCTCCTTTAGGTAAATAA
- a CDS encoding exodeoxyribonuclease III gives MKFVSWNVNGLRACVNKGFLDYFQKVDADVVCLQETKLQEGQISLALDGYEQYWNYALKKGYSGTAIFTKIKPISVKYGVGDLETEDEGRIITMEFEDFYLVNVYTPNAKRDLTRLAYRLEWEDDMRTYLKQLDTIKPVLMCGDLNVAHAEIDLKNAKSNKGNSGFTTEERGKMTSLLAEGFVDTYRYFHPDQEGAYTWWSYMSKVRERNIGWRIDYFIASERLIPRLISASIDADVLGSDHCPILLEIKTKSHE, from the coding sequence GTGAAGTTCGTTTCGTGGAATGTCAATGGGCTGAGAGCCTGTGTAAATAAAGGATTTTTAGATTACTTTCAGAAGGTAGATGCTGATGTTGTATGCCTTCAGGAAACCAAGCTGCAAGAAGGTCAAATCTCACTTGCTTTAGATGGTTATGAGCAGTATTGGAACTATGCATTGAAAAAAGGGTACTCGGGAACTGCTATCTTTACAAAGATTAAACCTATTTCAGTTAAATATGGAGTAGGAGATTTAGAAACCGAAGATGAAGGACGCATTATTACAATGGAGTTCGAGGATTTCTATTTAGTGAATGTTTACACTCCAAATGCTAAACGTGATTTAACAAGACTTGCTTATCGATTAGAGTGGGAAGACGACATGCGTACATATTTAAAGCAGTTAGATACTATAAAGCCTGTTCTCATGTGTGGAGATTTAAACGTGGCTCACGCTGAAATAGATTTGAAAAATGCTAAATCCAATAAAGGTAATTCAGGATTTACGACAGAGGAAAGAGGGAAGATGACCTCGCTATTAGCAGAAGGGTTTGTCGATACCTACCGATACTTCCATCCAGACCAAGAGGGCGCGTACACGTGGTGGTCATACATGAGTAAGGTGAGGGAGCGCAATATCGGGTGGCGCATTGATTATTTTATAGCATCCGAAAGGTTAATCCCCCGACTGATCAGTGCTTCGATTGACGCAGATGTGTTAGGTAGCGATCATTGTCCCATTTTATTAGAAATAAAGACGAAAAGTCATGAATAG
- a CDS encoding GNAT family protein — protein MEIQTIYGDLPQLETERLLLRKITLGDAEDMYTYGSDPEVSKYVTWDQHNTIEDTKVFIHFILKQYEKKDIAPWGIEYKETGQLIGTIDFVQWQIKHDSAEIGYVLSPEYWGQGLTTEAAEALIHFGFNHMDLIRIQARCFVENVGSSRVMEKVGMSYEGTMRKGMKVKGKHVDLKIYSILKEDFS, from the coding sequence ATGGAAATTCAAACGATTTACGGGGACTTGCCACAATTGGAAACAGAAAGACTCCTACTGCGGAAAATTACGTTAGGTGATGCAGAGGATATGTATACATATGGATCCGATCCAGAAGTATCTAAGTATGTTACTTGGGATCAGCACAATACAATAGAGGACACGAAGGTATTCATTCATTTTATCCTAAAGCAGTACGAGAAAAAAGATATTGCACCGTGGGGGATTGAATATAAGGAAACAGGTCAGTTGATCGGAACTATCGACTTCGTCCAATGGCAAATTAAACATGATAGTGCTGAAATCGGATACGTTCTTTCCCCTGAATACTGGGGACAAGGGTTAACTACTGAGGCAGCCGAAGCATTAATCCATTTTGGCTTTAACCACATGGATTTAATACGCATACAGGCTAGATGCTTTGTCGAGAATGTCGGCTCCTCGCGTGTAATGGAAAAAGTGGGGATGTCCTATGAGGGTACTATGAGAAAAGGGATGAAAGTAAAAGGGAAACATGTAGATTTGAAAATTTACTCCATTTTAAAAGAGGATTTCTCTTAA
- a CDS encoding nicotinate phosphoribosyltransferase, with protein MKKIYADDSLALHTDLYQINMVEAYWADNMHERKAVFELFFRKLPFGNGYGIFAGLERCLDYLRDFHFSESDLEYLQNGLGYRDDFIDYLKTVRFTGDVYSMKEGELVFPNEPIIRVESTLAEAQLVETALLNIVNYQTLIATKGSRIKQVVKDEVAMEFGSRRAQEMDAAIWGTRAAFIGGIEATSNVRAGKMFGIPVSGTHAHSMVQAYKSEYDAFHSYAKRHKDCVFLVDTYNTLKTGVPTAIKVAKELGEKINFIGIRLDSGDISFLSKEARKMLDAAGFPNAKIIVSNDLDEYTILNLKAQGAKVDSWGIGTKLITGYDQPALGAVYKIVSIENEAGVMEDTIKISSTTEKVTTPGQKKLFRIIDKENGKAEGDYIAMHDEDPAHEERLKMFHPVHTFVSKFVTNFEAKDLHVKVIENGTVIYNNPDLAEIRNYAHDNLDLLWEEYKRSLNPEEYPVDLSQKCWDNKMRNIQEVKEMEQNLISNNGGI; from the coding sequence ATGAAAAAAATTTATGCCGATGACAGTTTAGCATTACATACTGATTTATATCAGATAAATATGGTGGAGGCCTACTGGGCTGATAATATGCATGAGAGAAAAGCAGTGTTTGAATTATTTTTCCGAAAGCTTCCTTTTGGGAATGGTTATGGCATTTTTGCTGGTCTAGAAAGATGTCTGGATTACTTAAGAGATTTTCATTTTTCGGAAAGCGATTTAGAGTACTTGCAAAATGGACTAGGGTATCGTGATGATTTTATAGATTACTTAAAAACGGTTCGTTTTACTGGTGATGTTTATTCGATGAAAGAAGGGGAATTAGTATTTCCTAATGAGCCAATTATTCGAGTGGAATCTACTCTAGCAGAGGCACAATTAGTAGAGACCGCTTTGCTTAATATCGTGAATTATCAAACGTTAATTGCTACTAAAGGATCTCGTATTAAACAGGTTGTCAAAGACGAAGTGGCAATGGAATTTGGCTCTCGACGTGCTCAAGAAATGGATGCTGCAATTTGGGGAACTCGTGCAGCCTTTATCGGAGGGATTGAGGCGACTAGTAATGTTCGCGCTGGCAAAATGTTTGGTATCCCTGTCTCTGGAACACATGCACATTCCATGGTGCAAGCATATAAAAGTGAGTATGATGCCTTTCACTCATATGCTAAAAGACACAAGGACTGTGTTTTCCTCGTAGATACATATAATACCTTGAAAACAGGTGTGCCAACTGCTATTAAAGTAGCTAAAGAGCTAGGGGAGAAGATAAATTTCATCGGTATTCGCTTAGATTCAGGAGATATCTCGTTCTTATCGAAGGAAGCTAGAAAAATGCTAGATGCAGCAGGGTTTCCAAATGCTAAGATAATCGTTTCTAATGATTTAGACGAGTATACTATTTTGAACTTAAAGGCTCAGGGAGCAAAGGTAGACAGCTGGGGTATTGGCACTAAGCTGATTACAGGATATGACCAGCCTGCACTTGGTGCTGTATATAAAATTGTATCTATTGAAAATGAAGCAGGGGTAATGGAGGATACTATCAAAATCTCCTCTACTACTGAAAAAGTTACTACTCCTGGGCAGAAAAAGCTCTTCCGTATTATAGATAAGGAAAACGGTAAAGCCGAGGGTGATTACATTGCTATGCATGATGAAGACCCTGCTCATGAGGAACGTCTAAAAATGTTCCACCCTGTCCATACATTCGTTTCTAAATTTGTCACGAACTTTGAGGCTAAGGATTTACATGTAAAGGTAATCGAAAACGGGACAGTAATTTATAATAACCCAGATCTTGCGGAAATTCGGAATTATGCTCATGATAATTTGGATTTACTTTGGGAGGAATATAAGCGTTCTCTTAATCCAGAGGAATATCCTGTTGATTTAAGCCAGAAGTGCTGGGACAATAAAATGCGTAACATTCAAGAAGTGAAGGAAATGGAGCAAAATCTTATTTCAAACAATGGAGGGATTTAA
- a CDS encoding alpha-L-glutamate ligase — MSKIYIIHENDEWTIHLTKRLEELNLPYESWHLDQGIVDLTVEPPNGVFYNRMSASSHTRGHRYAPELAGGMLTWLEHHGRTVFNGTKALSLELSKINQYAALEASGIRTPKTIAAVGKEHIVSAAEKLGVVPFITKHNRAGKGLGVQLFQTVDALKEYIYGPMFDEPVDGITLIQEYIQSPESYITRAEFVGGKYLYAVRVDTSEGFELCPADSCQIGDAFCPVGEEPTVKPKFEIQEDLEEGWIAKYEAFLQQNKIDVAGIEFIRDSNGEVYTYDVNTNTNYNADAEEKAGKYGMLELAKFLGATLESLKAFN, encoded by the coding sequence ATGTCAAAAATTTATATTATTCATGAAAATGATGAGTGGACAATTCATTTAACTAAAAGATTAGAGGAACTTAATCTGCCTTATGAAAGCTGGCATTTAGACCAAGGAATTGTAGATTTAACGGTCGAACCACCAAACGGTGTATTTTATAACCGCATGAGCGCATCTTCTCATACTAGGGGGCATAGGTATGCACCAGAATTGGCTGGAGGTATGCTTACATGGTTAGAACATCATGGAAGAACAGTGTTTAATGGAACAAAAGCATTAAGCTTGGAACTAAGTAAAATCAATCAGTATGCAGCATTAGAAGCAAGCGGTATTCGAACACCTAAAACAATAGCTGCCGTTGGTAAGGAACACATCGTTTCTGCTGCCGAGAAATTAGGGGTTGTCCCTTTTATAACCAAACATAATAGAGCAGGGAAAGGACTAGGGGTTCAATTATTCCAAACAGTCGATGCATTAAAGGAATATATTTATGGCCCAATGTTTGATGAACCTGTGGATGGCATTACATTAATTCAAGAGTATATTCAATCTCCAGAATCGTATATTACAAGAGCAGAGTTTGTCGGAGGAAAATACTTATATGCTGTTAGAGTCGATACCTCTGAGGGATTTGAACTTTGCCCGGCTGACTCGTGTCAAATTGGTGATGCCTTCTGTCCAGTGGGAGAGGAGCCAACTGTTAAACCAAAGTTTGAGATCCAAGAGGATTTAGAGGAAGGATGGATTGCAAAATATGAAGCCTTCCTTCAACAAAACAAAATAGATGTTGCAGGTATTGAATTCATACGGGATAGTAATGGTGAAGTCTACACCTATGATGTAAACACGAATACGAATTATAATGCGGACGCTGAGGAAAAGGCTGGAAAATATGGCATGCTAGAGCTTGCTAAGTTTCTAGGAGCAACACTAGAAAGCTTAAAAGCATTTAACTAA
- a CDS encoding HAD family hydrolase yields the protein MRKYEIILFDLDGTLSDPKIGITTSIQYGLEKMGILEKDLEKLECFIGPPLQISFADHYGFNENQCHQAIAFYRERFIETGMYENELYKGIIPLLEKLKATGKKLAVATSKPTVFAIEILKYFQIEDYFDVVAGSELDGTRSAKAEIIQYVLDEFQDNTKDSFVMIGDRKHDMIGANLTGIDSIGVTYGFGSSEELEHASATYIVDSIEELEKIIA from the coding sequence ATGAGGAAATATGAGATTATCTTATTTGATTTGGACGGAACGTTGTCAGATCCTAAAATAGGAATTACAACCTCTATCCAATATGGGTTAGAAAAAATGGGGATTTTGGAGAAGGATCTTGAAAAGTTAGAGTGCTTTATCGGACCACCATTACAGATTTCTTTTGCAGATCATTATGGCTTTAATGAAAATCAATGCCACCAAGCCATTGCTTTTTATAGAGAGAGATTTATAGAAACTGGCATGTATGAGAATGAACTTTACAAGGGCATTATCCCGTTGTTGGAAAAGTTAAAAGCGACAGGGAAAAAGCTTGCAGTTGCAACCTCTAAGCCTACGGTATTTGCTATCGAAATTTTAAAGTATTTCCAAATTGAAGATTACTTTGATGTAGTGGCTGGTAGTGAATTAGATGGAACTAGGTCAGCTAAGGCAGAAATCATACAATATGTTCTAGACGAGTTTCAGGATAATACGAAGGATAGTTTTGTCATGATTGGAGATAGAAAGCATGATATGATTGGAGCTAATTTAACGGGCATAGATTCCATAGGGGTAACGTATGGATTTGGATCGTCTGAAGAGTTGGAGCATGCGAGTGCTACTTACATTGTTGATAGTATAGAGGAGCTAGAGAAAATAATTGCTTAA
- a CDS encoding aminotransferase class I/II-fold pyridoxal phosphate-dependent enzyme translates to MNALAVQLNEKMQKENPAIFNMLSDLGKNLYYPKGILSQSAEAGKKAHRFNATIGIAIENGEPMHFRHIQDKLDYSPSDIYPYAPPQGKEALRSAWKEKLLIDNPSLQGKNFGLPIVTNALTHGLSIVADLFMNPGDVVITPDQYWGNYNTVFQIRRGGKVETFPLFNENGGFDVEGFRATLLKQTGKAIVLLNFPNNPTGFTPSVQEGEAIVEALKEAADGGLDIVVVLDDAYFGLFYEDSMKESLFALLAGAHSNILPIKVDGATKENYVWGLRVGFITYAASPDVLDALEQKTKGIIRGTISSGSHISQTMILESLQSDDFQKEKQEKFNIMLGRATKTKEVLADARFDAYWTYYPFNSGYFMCLKLHGLDAETLRLHLLDQYGVGVIASNTTDIRVAFSCVEEEDIEELFNLIYKGCQDLTK, encoded by the coding sequence ATGAATGCTTTAGCTGTCCAATTAAATGAGAAAATGCAAAAAGAAAATCCTGCAATTTTTAATATGTTATCCGATTTAGGCAAAAATCTATACTATCCAAAAGGAATATTAAGTCAAAGTGCAGAAGCTGGAAAAAAAGCACATCGCTTTAATGCTACTATTGGGATTGCTATTGAAAATGGAGAGCCTATGCATTTTCGTCATATTCAAGATAAATTAGATTATAGTCCTAGCGACATTTATCCATATGCTCCACCCCAAGGGAAGGAGGCACTTCGTTCTGCTTGGAAGGAAAAACTACTGATCGACAACCCCTCTTTACAAGGGAAAAACTTTGGATTACCGATTGTTACTAATGCATTAACTCATGGACTAAGTATTGTTGCCGATTTATTTATGAATCCTGGTGATGTAGTAATTACCCCCGATCAATACTGGGGTAATTACAATACAGTCTTTCAAATAAGAAGAGGAGGAAAGGTGGAAACTTTCCCTCTATTTAATGAAAATGGTGGCTTTGACGTAGAAGGCTTCCGAGCTACACTTTTAAAGCAGACAGGAAAAGCTATTGTATTATTAAACTTTCCTAACAATCCTACTGGCTTTACTCCATCTGTTCAAGAAGGAGAAGCAATTGTCGAGGCTTTGAAGGAAGCGGCTGATGGCGGTTTAGATATAGTAGTGGTATTAGATGATGCCTATTTCGGTCTTTTTTATGAGGATTCTATGAAGGAATCACTATTTGCCCTACTAGCGGGTGCCCATTCTAATATATTACCTATTAAAGTAGATGGAGCAACGAAAGAAAATTACGTTTGGGGTCTCCGGGTTGGTTTTATCACCTATGCTGCTTCTCCAGACGTATTAGACGCACTAGAGCAAAAGACAAAGGGTATTATTCGAGGTACCATCTCAAGTGGTTCCCATATTTCCCAAACGATGATTTTAGAGTCGCTTCAATCAGATGACTTCCAAAAGGAAAAACAAGAGAAGTTCAATATTATGCTAGGAAGAGCAACTAAAACAAAAGAAGTGCTTGCAGATGCAAGATTTGATGCTTACTGGACGTACTATCCATTTAACTCTGGCTATTTTATGTGCTTAAAACTTCATGGTTTAGATGCAGAAACGCTTCGTTTACATTTACTAGATCAATATGGTGTTGGCGTTATTGCTAGTAATACAACTGATATTCGTGTAGCCTTCTCTTGTGTAGAAGAAGAGGACATTGAAGAACTATTTAACCTAATCTATAAGGGCTGCCAAGATCTAACTAAATAA
- a CDS encoding SDR family oxidoreductase gives MTKRFNEKVIIITGAGSGLGQVTAITLAKDGAKLTLVDLNSNGLEETKSRILEVAPNTELLLVTANVAEEAAVKNYVDETVNKFGRIDGFFNNAGIEGKQNLTEDFGIEEFHKVVNVNLNGVFYGLKYVLAEMKKNGAGSVVNTASVGGIRGVGNQSGYSASKHGVVGLTRNSGIEYGQFGININAIAPGAIMTPMVEASLKQIGGEEGWEEAGKAFVSVNPMKRFGRPQEVANVVAFLLSDESKFVNACVITIDGGQSYKY, from the coding sequence ATGACTAAACGTTTTAATGAAAAGGTAATTATTATAACTGGAGCTGGTTCAGGTCTAGGACAGGTCACTGCCATAACCTTGGCGAAGGATGGAGCTAAACTGACACTGGTAGATTTAAATAGCAATGGCCTAGAGGAAACTAAAAGTCGTATCCTAGAAGTGGCACCAAATACTGAATTACTCCTAGTTACAGCAAACGTTGCAGAAGAGGCAGCAGTTAAAAACTATGTGGATGAAACAGTTAACAAGTTTGGACGTATAGATGGATTTTTCAACAATGCTGGAATAGAGGGCAAACAAAACCTGACAGAGGATTTCGGTATCGAAGAGTTTCACAAGGTCGTGAATGTTAATCTAAACGGAGTATTTTATGGCTTAAAATATGTACTAGCTGAGATGAAAAAAAATGGAGCTGGTTCTGTAGTAAACACTGCATCTGTCGGCGGTATTCGTGGTGTCGGCAATCAGTCGGGTTACTCTGCTAGTAAACACGGTGTAGTCGGCCTTACTAGAAACTCTGGTATTGAATATGGTCAATTCGGTATTAATATTAATGCAATTGCTCCTGGTGCCATCATGACTCCTATGGTAGAAGCTTCTTTAAAGCAAATTGGTGGAGAAGAAGGCTGGGAAGAGGCTGGAAAAGCATTTGTTTCCGTTAACCCTATGAAACGTTTCGGTAGACCTCAAGAGGTAGCAAACGTTGTTGCATTCTTGTTATCTGATGAATCTAAGTTTGTAAATGCGTGCGTGATTACAATCGATGGTGGACAATCCTATAAATATTAA
- a CDS encoding catalase — MEKDHSNNETNRETEDTLTNRQGHPITNNQNIRTVGNRGPATLENYDFIEKISHFDRERIPERVVHARGAGAHGYFEAYGAVGNESISKYTRAKLFQEKGKRTPVFARFSSVIHGGHSPETLRDPRGFAVKFYTEDGNWDLVGNNLKIFFIRDAMKFPDMIHAFKPDPVTNIQDAERFFDFCASSPESFHMVTFIYSPWGIPANYRMMQGSGVNTYKWVNKDGEGVLIKYHWEPKQGIRNLTQSEAEEIQAKNFNHATQDLYDAIEKGDFPEWELNVQIMSDGEHPELDFDPLDDTKLWPNDQFPWMPVGKMVLNRNPQDYFMEVEQAAFGTGVLVDGLDFSDDKMLQGRTFSYSDTQRHRVGANYLQLPINAPKKRVATNQTGGQMAYRLDRGPFQNPHINYEPSILDGLHEAEQTGKEYTPMIKGNLVRESIDRQSNTKQAGETYRNFEQWEKTELLSNLVNDLSKCDPRIQDKMIALAEEADEEYGRLLKEGLKNAPKGGSSQHPLGDVNGEKAPQQAVENSHEADPY, encoded by the coding sequence TTGGAAAAAGATCATTCTAACAACGAGACTAATCGTGAGACCGAGGATACGCTGACAAATAGACAGGGACATCCAATTACGAACAACCAAAATATAAGAACAGTTGGAAACCGTGGTCCAGCAACGCTTGAAAATTATGACTTCATAGAAAAAATAAGTCATTTTGACAGAGAGCGGATTCCAGAACGTGTAGTTCATGCACGAGGGGCTGGAGCACATGGGTATTTTGAAGCGTACGGAGCAGTTGGTAATGAAAGTATATCGAAATATACTAGAGCTAAGCTATTCCAGGAAAAAGGAAAAAGAACACCGGTTTTTGCTCGTTTTTCTTCCGTTATTCATGGAGGACATTCACCTGAAACGCTACGTGATCCTAGAGGATTTGCAGTGAAATTTTATACGGAGGATGGCAACTGGGATTTAGTAGGAAACAACTTAAAGATTTTCTTTATTCGTGATGCGATGAAATTTCCTGATATGATTCATGCATTTAAGCCAGATCCTGTTACAAATATTCAAGATGCAGAACGATTTTTTGATTTTTGTGCAAGCTCTCCGGAATCCTTTCATATGGTTACATTCATTTATTCGCCTTGGGGAATTCCAGCGAATTATCGCATGATGCAAGGCTCAGGAGTAAATACGTATAAATGGGTAAATAAAGATGGTGAGGGAGTCCTGATCAAGTATCATTGGGAGCCTAAACAAGGAATTCGTAATTTAACTCAATCAGAAGCTGAAGAAATTCAAGCGAAAAATTTCAATCATGCTACTCAAGACTTATATGATGCTATTGAAAAGGGAGATTTCCCTGAGTGGGAGTTAAATGTTCAAATTATGAGTGATGGTGAACACCCTGAGTTAGATTTCGATCCGTTAGACGATACAAAGTTATGGCCGAATGATCAATTTCCATGGATGCCAGTTGGGAAAATGGTGTTAAATCGTAATCCTCAGGATTATTTCATGGAAGTGGAGCAAGCAGCATTTGGTACAGGGGTATTAGTAGATGGATTAGATTTCTCAGATGACAAAATGCTTCAGGGACGGACCTTCTCCTATTCTGATACTCAACGTCATCGAGTAGGAGCTAACTATTTACAGCTGCCTATTAATGCACCGAAAAAGCGTGTGGCAACCAATCAAACAGGCGGCCAAATGGCATACCGATTAGATAGAGGCCCTTTCCAAAACCCTCATATTAACTACGAGCCATCTATTTTAGATGGATTACATGAGGCTGAACAAACTGGCAAGGAATACACCCCAATGATTAAAGGAAACTTAGTTAGAGAATCGATAGATCGCCAAAGTAATACGAAGCAAGCAGGGGAAACCTATCGTAATTTTGAACAGTGGGAGAAAACAGAGCTACTGTCTAACCTAGTGAATGATCTCTCTAAGTGTGACCCAAGAATTCAGGATAAGATGATTGCTCTAGCAGAGGAAGCGGATGAAGAGTACGGAAGACTTCTTAAGGAAGGCTTAAAAAATGCACCTAAAGGTGGCTCTAGTCAACATCCACTTGGGGACGTAAATGGAGAAAAAGCTCCACAGCAAGCGGTAGAAAATAGTCATGAAGCTGATCCTTATTGA